The DNA region cgggcagcagcagcagcagctggccATCAGCAACATAGTGCTCCTGGCCGCGGTCATCTTCCTCTTCATGGTCGTGCTCTTCGTCTTCCTGCTCTACCTCTACGCGAAGCGGTACCTCGGCGCGAACCCGCTCCTGGCCCCGTCAGCGCCCTCCTCGCGGTTCCTCTTCGTCGCCGCGTCCCCGCTCCCGGCCTCCATCCTGCGGTCCCTACCAGTCACGGTATACGGCGGTGGCTCTCCCGGAGGCGCCGCCGGCAAGGAGGCGCTCGAGTGCGCGGTGTGCCTGTCCGAGGTGGCCGACGGAGAGAAGGTGCGGACGCTGCGCAAGTGCTGCCACGGGTTCCACGTCGAGTGCATCGACAAGTGGTTTCACTCCCACGACACGTGCCCGCTCTGCCGCGCGCCCGTCGGCGCCGGCGAGACGGACGCTGCCGCCGCGGGGCTGCCGCTCGTGCCGCGGGAGGAGCCCGCGCTCGAGTTCCCCATGTTCGCCACCAACGTCCTCTTCTGGGCCACCCACGACGAGGTAACCAACGCCGGCCTcgccatgccgccgccgccacccatcGCCGCCGCGGTCTCCACGAGCTCCTCGGGCTCCGGCCGCAGGAAGGAGAGCCTGGTGATCGAGATCCCGTCGCGGTCCGTGCCCGTGATCGCACCGATTACTTCACCGCTGCCGGCGAGCACGATCCCCGGAGGCGCGGGCGAGATGAGGTCGCCGGTGTCGGCCCGGCTGAGGTCGCTGCGCCGGCTGCTGAGCAGGGGCAAGCAGGTCGTGGTGGGCACTTCCTACAGCCCGCGTGGCGCCGGTGACGTCCAGGGGTTCGCCGGAGCTGAGGCAGCCCTCCCGCCCAAGACACCTCCGTCGGCGAACTGATTCAGAGTTCCGAGCACCGGGACGCATATGGCTCGCCAGGCCGATCACCGGAGCGCACACATTTGTTCAttctttctttccctttttATTTAACCAAAATGGAGTTTTGGCAGAAAAAAGGTTCTGATGTAAACTGAGGAAGACATTGGTGTTGATTGGTTCTTGTTGTTGGGGAATGAATGACAAATTTGTTCATATGTTAATCACGAGATTGTTCTTGAATCTTGACTCGCTGGCTTTGCTTTTCAGGATATTTTCTTCGGGAGGTGCATGTGTTTCAGATGAACTCTGCCTCTTCAGCAAGTCGTCTTTAACAAGATGTAAAATAGATCACTCGTTGCtgtcactcactcactcactatCCTCCTCAGGATTAGGATACTAGAAATGATCTATCTAACTGCAGCAGGAACTGAAAAGGTGAATTGAGCAAGAAGGTGCTCCAACTGCATTTGTGCCCAGCAAAGTACTTCAACTGTATGCCGAGCAGAGTACGGAATGCGAAGGACACAAGGTCTGCGCTTTCTAAGCAAAGAGTTGGTTCGGGCTGACCAAAACTTGTCTCAGTAGTGAAGGAAATTCTATAAGATTTTATCGTACAGAAAGTTTCTTTTGTATATGTCACgtatctttttaatttctttcaGTTACACATGTTAACCGTTGGATAAAAAAGAACGGTGTGGATCAAGATCTTGTAGGATCTTTTAATAAAAgatcttatagaattttcttcccCTAGATTCCGACACCCGCATATCTTGTTGTCGTCTGAAATAGGCATTGCAGCTACATCGCCAGTTTGCGGACTTTCAGTGGCTTCGGCTTTCACCAAGCATCGCCTCGCCACAGATTCAGAATTCCAGTTGCTTCGAATGTCGCCCTAACACAAATCTGAAACCTCATGAGGCAGGCTTGAAGTTTGTTTCTGTGAAGCCATTCTTCTCATTTTGTTCCATTCTATCATCGCCTGCCGATCGAACACGTACGCTGTCGAACCCATCCCCAAGCACTTCTCGGCTGCTACTGCCCGAAGCCGGACGCATGGCCAACCGCAGCCGCACCGACAGCCTTTGCGTTGCCACCTGCATCTAGGGATGAAAGCGGGACGGGAAAATCCCAACCCGTCCCGCAACCGTATCTCGTTTTATCCcagttgtttttgttttttcggTTTTTTTGGTGAGAATGAACGGAAACGGGATGGACTCATCCGAAAATGGGTCCGCAAATGGGTGAGGTATCATCCCACCCATTTTTATTCAGGATTTACCAGTTTTCGACCTGTTTTGAAGACAGGCGGGCAACACGTCGATGCAGCCTAGCC from Phragmites australis chromosome 8, lpPhrAust1.1, whole genome shotgun sequence includes:
- the LOC133926483 gene encoding RING-H2 finger protein ATL3-like gives rise to the protein MVMPSSSSSSVLPPAGAQPVFSAEAALSGGGGGGQQQQQLAISNIVLLAAVIFLFMVVLFVFLLYLYAKRYLGANPLLAPSAPSSRFLFVAASPLPASILRSLPVTVYGGGSPGGAAGKEALECAVCLSEVADGEKVRTLRKCCHGFHVECIDKWFHSHDTCPLCRAPVGAGETDAAAAGLPLVPREEPALEFPMFATNVLFWATHDEVTNAGLAMPPPPPIAAAVSTSSSGSGRRKESLVIEIPSRSVPVIAPITSPLPASTIPGGAGEMRSPVSARLRSLRRLLSRGKQVVVGTSYSPRGAGDVQGFAGAEAALPPKTPPSAN